In the genome of Cellvibrio sp. KY-YJ-3, one region contains:
- a CDS encoding LacI family DNA-binding transcriptional regulator — protein MKKSRKGGSDGKITLVDVALAAAVSPITVSRVINQPDKVSESARLKVQKAIDELGYIPNQHASSLASSRSGVIGVAIPSLSNVVFTDVLRGIYKVMGAAGYKVLLVDTHYSPLEEEKMVRTLLSQSPEGLIITGGDQTPACDQLLRKSRIPLVQIMELLPNPIDMNIGFSHFLAGTDVVAHLLAKGCKRIGFIGARMDSRVQQRIRGYTQALSQQDLFEASLIATSPEPSSIALGGALFKSLMAANEGRIDAVFCANDDLALGALFEAQRMNIAVPKQLAICGFNDIEAAAYVNPSLTSVAVGRYEMGIKAAELIIQSLNKQPPEHKQIDMGYAIKQRDSTNRQA, from the coding sequence ATGAAAAAATCGAGAAAAGGCGGTTCTGACGGCAAAATTACTCTGGTCGATGTGGCGCTTGCTGCAGCGGTCAGCCCCATCACTGTGTCACGGGTTATCAATCAGCCGGATAAAGTGTCTGAGTCCGCCCGGCTCAAGGTGCAGAAGGCTATCGATGAGCTGGGTTATATCCCCAATCAGCATGCCAGCTCGCTTGCCTCTTCGCGCTCGGGCGTGATTGGCGTCGCCATTCCCTCGCTCAGCAACGTGGTCTTTACTGATGTATTGCGCGGTATTTATAAGGTGATGGGGGCGGCGGGTTATAAGGTCTTGTTGGTCGACACCCATTACTCGCCCCTCGAAGAAGAAAAAATGGTGCGCACTCTGCTCAGCCAATCGCCCGAAGGGCTAATCATTACCGGTGGCGACCAAACGCCCGCCTGCGACCAGTTGCTGCGTAAATCGCGTATCCCGCTGGTGCAAATCATGGAGCTGTTACCTAACCCCATAGATATGAATATCGGTTTTTCCCACTTCTTGGCGGGTACTGATGTGGTCGCACATTTGCTGGCCAAAGGCTGCAAGCGCATTGGTTTTATTGGTGCGCGTATGGATTCACGGGTGCAGCAGCGTATTCGCGGTTACACCCAGGCGCTTAGCCAGCAGGATCTATTTGAGGCCAGCCTGATCGCTACCTCGCCCGAACCCTCCTCCATCGCCTTGGGTGGTGCCTTGTTCAAGAGTTTGATGGCAGCCAACGAAGGCCGTATTGATGCCGTGTTTTGCGCGAACGATGACTTGGCACTGGGGGCATTATTTGAGGCCCAGCGCATGAATATTGCGGTGCCCAAACAATTGGCGATTTGTGGCTTTAACGATATTGAGGCCGCGGCGTATGTTAACCCCTCGCTCACCAGTGTGGCGGTGGGCCGTTACGAAATGGGTATTAAGGCTGCCGAATTGATTATTCAATCACTCAACAAGCAGCCGCCGGAGCACAAACAAATTGATATGGGTTACGCCATCAAACAGCGCGACTCTACTAATCGCCAAGCCTAA
- a CDS encoding AraC family transcriptional regulator has product MSESVEFPLCPVPPVYYERDSAIVHSHFWPTEFIDLAQTRAIPEHKLLRHTGIFCEDIHRPDHRICPEQLLQLIQNITKNISTDDLSFLAGHQLLPGKIAVISDQLMASTNLDELIDTLLKYQVFLSPLINIRRCYEGDALVLYWQDACGAEDSFIFLVEALTTAISSLARWLSNSRLPWQFYFSHKAPTYIEQYEVHLGGNIHFDCQRNAMAIAREYCYQPWVKNADITAEIFTDHSTNIIEAPTKGFLAAVYDYLNSNIATDPNLEQTAADFGMSSASFKRKLKKHRSHFQAIYDQVRKDLAVYWINQEGYSSEQVAKKLHFHDVANLRRAFKKWTGLTLLAARS; this is encoded by the coding sequence ATGAGCGAGTCTGTAGAATTTCCGCTGTGCCCTGTGCCGCCGGTTTACTACGAGCGGGACAGCGCTATAGTGCACTCCCACTTTTGGCCAACAGAATTTATCGACCTGGCACAGACAAGGGCAATTCCAGAACACAAGCTGCTGCGCCACACCGGTATTTTTTGCGAGGACATTCATCGCCCAGATCACCGCATCTGCCCGGAACAACTGCTGCAGTTAATCCAAAACATCACCAAAAATATCTCCACTGACGACCTCAGCTTTTTAGCGGGGCACCAATTGTTACCGGGCAAGATTGCGGTTATTAGCGATCAATTAATGGCTTCAACCAATCTCGATGAGTTGATTGATACCCTGCTGAAATACCAAGTGTTTTTAAGCCCACTGATTAATATTCGCCGCTGCTATGAAGGTGATGCGCTAGTGCTCTATTGGCAAGATGCCTGTGGCGCTGAGGATTCATTTATTTTTTTAGTAGAAGCGTTAACTACTGCTATCAGCAGCCTTGCGCGCTGGCTTTCCAACAGCCGCCTGCCTTGGCAATTTTATTTTTCCCATAAGGCACCGACCTATATCGAACAGTATGAAGTACACCTGGGCGGGAATATTCACTTTGATTGCCAGCGCAATGCCATGGCTATCGCCCGCGAATATTGTTATCAGCCATGGGTGAAAAATGCGGATATAACAGCAGAAATTTTTACAGATCACTCAACCAATATAATAGAGGCTCCCACCAAAGGCTTTCTTGCCGCCGTCTATGATTACCTGAATAGCAATATCGCCACTGATCCGAACTTAGAACAAACCGCTGCCGATTTCGGCATGAGCAGCGCAAGCTTTAAACGCAAACTCAAAAAACATCGCAGCCACTTTCAGGCCATTTACGATCAGGTACGCAAAGACCTAGCCGTTTATTGGATTAATCAGGAAGGCTACAGCAGCGAACAAGTTGCAAAAAAATTACATTTCCACGATGTCGCCAATTTACGGCGCGCGTTTAAAAAATGGACGGGGCTGACACTGCTGGCGGCGCGCAGTTAG
- a CDS encoding gluconokinase — MQSHRQAQPSNPDAQTCLIIVMGVSGSGKSTLAQALAAHYGYAYLDGDDFHSQEARDRMAQGLPLDDAMRLPWVMRMRDYFSAAANEGKHATLAFSGLKRAHREELRNAGRKTLFLFLHSDISTIQQRVDNRAGHFMAPSLVSSQFDSLERPVDETDVVDIDVRAPFNEVLQQAIAIIDQQLLGATQIQHA; from the coding sequence ATGCAATCTCACCGCCAAGCGCAACCCAGCAACCCTGACGCCCAGACCTGCCTGATTATTGTGATGGGTGTTTCTGGCAGTGGTAAATCCACCCTCGCCCAAGCGCTGGCAGCTCACTATGGCTACGCGTATTTGGACGGTGACGACTTTCACAGCCAGGAGGCGCGCGACCGCATGGCCCAGGGCTTACCGCTGGACGATGCGATGCGCCTACCCTGGGTAATGCGCATGCGCGATTACTTCAGCGCCGCCGCCAACGAAGGCAAACATGCCACCCTCGCCTTCTCCGGCTTAAAACGCGCGCATCGCGAGGAATTGCGCAACGCGGGCCGCAAAACCCTGTTTTTGTTTCTGCACAGCGATATCAGTACCATCCAGCAGCGGGTCGATAATCGCGCCGGGCACTTTATGGCACCGAGCCTGGTCAGCAGCCAATTCGATAGCTTGGAGCGCCCGGTTGATGAAACAGATGTGGTGGATATTGATGTGCGTGCGCCGTTCAATGAAGTACTGCAGCAGGCCATTGCGATTATTGATCAGCAGCTGCTCGGTGCAACGCAAATCCAGCACGCCTGA
- a CDS encoding glycoside-pentoside-hexuronide (GPH):cation symporter — protein MTTSTNDRLARLSLREKMGFALGDLGFNLYWASIASFLAVFYTDVFGIPAAAAGTMFLVTKIIDAITDPIMGAVADRTKTRWGKFRPYLIFAGAPMAGAAVITFSTPELSDSGKIIYAYITYSLMMLCYTILSTPYSSLSGVMTAHPQERNTLISFRFIAAFAGTTLVNKFTLPLVDYLGAGDESLGWQLTMALYGLIAGTAFAITFFSTRERIAPPPQQKTSPWGDIKDLLDNRPWLILIGLAIVIMMTITLRGGSSYYYLKYYLLRPELISDYLFVQGLALGVGAAITPLLTKYVDKTKLLMLLMAIVGVLSIAMYFVPAEYVSVIFVLNILISLALGPKSPLAWSMYADSADYTEWKTGRRATGMTFSAATFAQKLGGALGSAVMLWVLAGIGYVAKEAQSDASQTGIALLQTVIPGVIALIAVAVISFYPLTNAMLAQIQSDLKNREVPTP, from the coding sequence ATGACTACTTCAACAAATGATCGCTTGGCGCGGCTTTCGCTGCGCGAAAAAATGGGCTTTGCGCTGGGCGATTTGGGTTTTAATTTGTATTGGGCCAGTATCGCCTCGTTTTTAGCTGTGTTCTACACCGATGTATTTGGCATTCCCGCTGCGGCGGCTGGCACCATGTTTTTAGTGACCAAAATTATCGATGCGATTACCGATCCGATTATGGGCGCGGTGGCGGATCGCACCAAAACCCGTTGGGGAAAATTTCGCCCCTATTTAATTTTTGCCGGTGCACCCATGGCGGGCGCTGCGGTCATCACTTTTAGTACGCCGGAATTAAGTGATAGTGGGAAAATTATTTATGCCTACATCACTTACTCGTTGATGATGTTGTGTTACACCATTTTGAGTACGCCCTACTCATCGCTTTCAGGGGTGATGACAGCGCACCCGCAAGAGCGCAATACCCTGATCAGTTTTCGTTTTATCGCCGCGTTTGCGGGCACAACATTGGTGAATAAATTTACCTTACCGCTGGTGGATTATTTGGGGGCGGGCGATGAATCTTTAGGGTGGCAGCTCACCATGGCGCTCTATGGCCTGATTGCGGGTACCGCATTTGCAATTACTTTTTTTTCCACCCGCGAGCGCATTGCGCCACCGCCGCAACAAAAAACCTCACCTTGGGGGGATATTAAAGATCTGCTCGACAATCGCCCCTGGTTGATTTTAATCGGGTTAGCCATTGTGATTATGATGACTATCACCCTGCGCGGCGGATCGAGTTACTACTATCTAAAATATTATTTGCTACGCCCGGAATTAATTTCTGATTATTTATTTGTACAAGGTTTGGCGCTTGGTGTGGGCGCTGCCATCACGCCGCTGCTCACTAAATACGTTGATAAAACCAAATTATTAATGCTGCTGATGGCGATTGTGGGCGTGCTTTCGATCGCTATGTATTTTGTTCCGGCAGAGTATGTGTCGGTTATTTTTGTGCTGAATATTTTGATCAGTTTGGCGCTTGGCCCCAAGTCGCCGCTAGCCTGGTCAATGTACGCGGATTCTGCAGATTACACCGAATGGAAAACCGGGCGCCGCGCAACAGGCATGACATTTTCTGCTGCCACTTTTGCACAAAAATTGGGTGGTGCATTGGGCTCGGCGGTAATGTTGTGGGTGTTGGCGGGCATAGGCTATGTTGCTAAAGAAGCGCAGTCTGACGCTTCGCAAACCGGTATTGCATTATTGCAAACAGTTATCCCCGGTGTAATTGCATTGATCGCGGTAGCGGTTATTAGTTTTTATCCTTTAACCAACGCCATGCTCGCGCAAATTCAGTCCGATTTGAAAAACCGCGAAGTGCCGACTCCCTGA
- a CDS encoding phytase produces the protein MNKKYFPQILAVVLGVCSFSVMAISPGNKLLTAKLNADLVAPLPLQKNQQATYLTLGDNNQIHWRAASGESLAQLDQAAELLDWRYPVTVQTQGKSIPGLIAATVFLPEQQPGLVALNPATGELSELLRVPTPAFKIENICLSRAAGDNLSLYLLDERGTAEHWLVIDANGKPDAKLLRRVPIAPNSKACAVDDAQDLLFIAEEGVGIWAQGASEESSPGRIAVDMQQPFGKLPGSVESLVVMPQGLVAAIAEEKQLAVYSVQQGKFTQQQQIDLPQTDEPEVVKAAYVAEQKSLALIVNDEKTGNHLLQLPWNPTAQQSPAHPIVTVTADVQTESMLRFGDAADDPAIWVNKKRPQKSLILGTNKQQGLFVYDLQGREVQHFNTGKLNNVDVRYGVRLGKKVVDLAVATNRDDNSLSIYTIDPRSGKLAFSGSVATDMKEIYGFCMYQAPASAAQPEGALYAIPNDKSGEFQQIQLSAAVSAADKNVVQWQGQVKRRFSVESQPEGCVADDKNQRLFVGEEDVALWTIGAEPASGTRLEKVLGAGEILVADIEGVGVYQGKNQSFLVISSQGNNSFVILDAVAPYALRGILRIALDATKNIDGVSETDGLEVSSIDFGAAFPEGMLVVQDGHKVMPEAPQNFKYVSWEKIRRALNLPTE, from the coding sequence ATGAATAAAAAATATTTTCCGCAAATCCTGGCGGTTGTTCTTGGGGTTTGTTCATTCTCTGTGATGGCGATTTCACCAGGCAATAAATTGCTTACTGCCAAGTTGAATGCAGACCTGGTTGCGCCGCTCCCGCTGCAAAAAAATCAGCAAGCAACGTATTTAACTCTGGGTGATAACAACCAAATTCATTGGCGTGCGGCAAGTGGTGAATCATTAGCGCAGTTAGATCAAGCCGCTGAGTTATTGGATTGGCGCTACCCGGTGACTGTGCAAACGCAAGGCAAATCCATACCTGGTCTTATCGCCGCTACCGTATTTTTACCGGAACAACAGCCGGGTTTGGTTGCATTAAACCCTGCGACAGGTGAGCTGAGTGAATTGCTGCGAGTGCCTACCCCCGCGTTTAAAATTGAAAATATTTGTTTGAGTCGCGCGGCGGGCGATAATTTGTCGCTGTATTTATTGGATGAGCGCGGCACTGCCGAGCATTGGTTAGTTATTGATGCCAATGGGAAGCCGGATGCAAAACTGTTGCGCCGAGTACCGATTGCGCCGAATAGCAAAGCCTGCGCCGTAGATGATGCACAGGATTTATTATTTATCGCCGAAGAAGGCGTGGGTATTTGGGCGCAGGGTGCGAGTGAGGAGTCATCACCCGGTCGTATTGCGGTGGATATGCAGCAGCCGTTTGGAAAATTGCCGGGCAGTGTGGAATCGCTGGTGGTTATGCCTCAAGGTTTAGTCGCGGCGATTGCTGAGGAAAAACAGCTCGCGGTTTATTCCGTGCAACAGGGTAAATTTACGCAGCAGCAACAAATCGACTTACCGCAAACCGATGAACCGGAAGTGGTGAAGGCTGCGTATGTGGCTGAGCAAAAAAGCCTGGCGTTAATCGTAAACGATGAAAAAACCGGTAACCATTTACTGCAATTGCCGTGGAATCCGACAGCTCAACAATCACCCGCACATCCGATTGTGACCGTTACTGCTGATGTGCAAACCGAGTCGATGCTGCGTTTTGGCGATGCGGCAGATGACCCTGCGATTTGGGTCAATAAAAAGCGTCCGCAAAAAAGTTTGATACTCGGCACCAATAAACAACAGGGTTTATTTGTTTACGACTTGCAGGGCCGTGAGGTGCAGCATTTTAATACGGGCAAACTCAATAATGTCGATGTTCGTTACGGTGTGCGCCTAGGCAAAAAAGTAGTTGACCTAGCGGTGGCGACTAACCGCGATGATAATAGTTTGTCCATTTACACTATTGATCCACGCAGCGGTAAATTAGCCTTTTCTGGCAGTGTTGCGACCGACATGAAAGAAATCTATGGTTTTTGTATGTATCAAGCGCCTGCCAGTGCAGCGCAACCTGAAGGTGCACTCTATGCGATTCCCAACGATAAAAGTGGTGAGTTCCAACAAATCCAATTGAGCGCCGCAGTGAGTGCTGCAGATAAAAATGTTGTGCAGTGGCAGGGGCAAGTCAAGCGCCGTTTTTCTGTAGAGAGCCAACCTGAGGGCTGTGTCGCCGACGATAAAAACCAACGTTTATTTGTAGGTGAGGAGGACGTTGCGCTCTGGACTATTGGTGCTGAACCCGCTAGCGGAACTCGTTTGGAGAAAGTACTTGGTGCCGGTGAAATTCTGGTCGCGGATATTGAAGGTGTCGGTGTTTATCAGGGCAAAAACCAATCCTTTTTGGTGATCTCCAGTCAGGGCAATAACAGTTTTGTGATTTTGGATGCAGTCGCACCTTACGCCTTGCGCGGCATTCTGCGCATCGCACTGGATGCCACTAAAAATATTGATGGTGTTTCTGAAACCGATGGCTTGGAAGTGAGCAGTATTGATTTTGGCGCTGCATTTCCAGAGGGTATGTTGGTAGTGCAAGACGGCCACAAGGTGATGCCGGAAGCACCGCAAAACTTTAAATATGTAAGTTGGGAAAAAATTCGTCGCGCATTAAATTTGCCTACAGAATAG
- a CDS encoding GGDEF domain-containing protein — protein sequence MLALHKWKLLFLALAANLALVGSLASGDIKTTSEWNWLDIVGEGGLALLALIWLLLILHSRPAGRVTQFLSLGLSAVFIAGFQDWLDEFIYFPEGALWDHWIESGFMPIGLILLTLGIYHWHKEQLLITEQLRKRERLFREHRGLDFTTSLSGAHYLRVQLQHELAQGNQENPLALVLIDIDNFAQINRRYGNREGDNLLHSLSELLLLNIRRNDLLCRYAGDRFALLLPNTGKLMANTIAAEISQAVRHFAFKPQQQQDSIFHSVSIGIAFSCGQTAEADTPDSLIARATQALLHAKEQRDSQQLRAA from the coding sequence ATGCTCGCACTACACAAATGGAAACTGCTTTTTCTCGCACTGGCGGCCAATCTGGCTTTAGTTGGCAGCCTTGCCAGTGGCGATATAAAAACCACTAGCGAATGGAATTGGCTAGACATAGTTGGCGAGGGCGGCTTGGCATTGTTGGCATTAATTTGGCTGTTATTGATTTTGCACAGTCGCCCCGCTGGGCGCGTGACACAATTTCTCAGCTTGGGGCTGAGTGCGGTATTTATTGCTGGCTTTCAGGATTGGCTGGACGAATTCATTTATTTTCCCGAAGGGGCACTCTGGGATCACTGGATTGAATCGGGCTTTATGCCGATAGGGTTAATTTTATTAACCTTGGGTATTTATCACTGGCACAAAGAACAGCTATTAATTACTGAACAATTGCGTAAACGCGAGCGGCTTTTTCGTGAGCACCGCGGGCTTGACTTCACCACCAGTTTAAGCGGCGCACATTATTTACGCGTGCAATTACAGCACGAATTGGCACAGGGTAATCAGGAAAATCCGCTGGCGTTAGTGCTGATTGATATTGATAATTTTGCCCAGATTAATCGCCGCTATGGTAATCGTGAAGGTGACAATCTATTACATTCATTAAGCGAGTTATTGCTGCTCAATATTCGCCGCAATGATTTACTCTGCCGTTATGCAGGCGATCGCTTTGCGCTGTTGCTACCGAACACGGGCAAACTCATGGCCAATACTATTGCGGCGGAAATATCCCAGGCCGTGCGCCATTTTGCCTTTAAACCGCAACAACAGCAGGATAGTATTTTTCATTCCGTGAGCATCGGTATCGCCTTCAGCTGCGGGCAAACGGCAGAAGCAGATACACCCGACAGTTTAATCGCCCGCGCCACCCAAGCATTACTCCATGCCAAGGAACAGCGCGACTCGCAACAATTGCGCGCAGCTTGA
- a CDS encoding TonB-dependent receptor produces the protein MKNVLPNLFAKTCLALVVAGVAAQAAADGRIEGEIKATDKGIALQGAKVRIKELKREAVSQRDGRFVFLDVKPGQYTLETSYIGADNISRTIVVEDLKTTRASFQLQGVSGLVENVIVIGQAAGINKALNKQRSADNIITSVSADAIGQFPDTNVSESLQRLPGLSIERDQGEGRYVRVRGMSPDYNAVTINGVGVPGPDADRRAVALDVIPSDLLENLTVTKSLTPDMDANSLGGTIDVQSLSAFDRDGFFYQLTAEGSFDENTEEYSPKVAATASNQFSIGNDDNNVGVAFGVSSFKREFGSDNVETGGAWNFDEDAARLEEMEQRDYRITRERSGLTLNLDYKPSENTDLFWRNLYSEYTDAEIRLANVIEFEEEVVAGQTRAAEVQRELKDRTETQKILSTSLGGQTRLDNWTVDYRVAYSKSSEDEPQNIAGAVFKIDDDVIADETFDLSFNNSKKISLTAPAEFYQSASYKLDEVELGSTNTNDESTAVNMDFTRELELGSNAAQLKFGAKHQARSKDNDLAVWTSEDFVGDTSLSAFSGEAVDYKLGQFGNQINARAIKAAIGELEEDTAESSIGDYEITEDTSAAYLMGRIDIDNWRILTGVRYENTDFTAEGFSYNSEDEAITTQNFSNSDDYFLPALHIRYSIDDKTQVRAAWTNSVVRPGFAQLSPGQLIEEDDGDVEAEFGNPALKSLESSNIDLGIEHYPGMASVLSAFVFYKDIENFAYQTDLGGTAGYEEFDKAFTYVNGDSAELMGIELAASKQFTQLPAPWDGLLIGGNATFVDSTAEIGGYDDGEFIARDIPMPSQSDTSANLMVGYESDLISMRLSANYKSNYLLEVLDPMEANYDAYVDDQVQLDFSLRYYLTETIKLHFEALNLTDEVYYTYVNKHNYNAQYERYGATYKLGITFMQF, from the coding sequence GTGAAAAACGTATTACCTAATCTGTTTGCTAAAACCTGTCTGGCATTAGTTGTTGCCGGTGTTGCTGCTCAGGCTGCAGCCGACGGGCGCATTGAAGGTGAAATTAAAGCGACTGACAAAGGCATTGCCCTGCAGGGCGCCAAGGTACGCATTAAAGAATTAAAACGCGAAGCGGTAAGCCAGCGCGATGGCCGTTTTGTATTTTTGGATGTAAAGCCCGGTCAATACACCTTGGAGACGAGTTATATCGGTGCGGATAATATTTCGCGCACCATTGTGGTTGAAGATTTAAAAACCACGCGCGCCAGTTTTCAGTTGCAGGGTGTGTCCGGTTTGGTTGAAAACGTCATTGTTATTGGTCAGGCGGCGGGCATTAATAAGGCGCTGAATAAACAGCGTAGCGCCGACAATATTATTACCTCGGTTTCGGCAGATGCGATTGGCCAATTTCCGGATACCAATGTATCCGAGTCGCTGCAACGTTTACCGGGTTTGTCGATTGAGCGTGATCAAGGTGAGGGCCGTTACGTACGTGTACGCGGTATGAGCCCGGATTACAACGCGGTGACAATTAATGGCGTTGGTGTGCCGGGGCCGGATGCCGATCGTCGCGCGGTGGCGTTGGATGTAATTCCTTCTGACTTATTAGAAAACCTGACGGTGACAAAAAGTTTGACGCCGGATATGGATGCCAACTCTCTCGGCGGCACTATTGATGTACAGAGTTTGTCGGCATTTGATCGCGATGGTTTTTTCTATCAATTAACCGCCGAAGGCAGCTTTGATGAAAACACCGAGGAATACAGCCCAAAAGTTGCTGCCACAGCGAGTAACCAATTCAGTATCGGTAATGACGACAATAATGTAGGTGTTGCGTTTGGTGTAAGTTCTTTTAAGCGCGAATTCGGTTCAGATAACGTCGAAACCGGCGGTGCATGGAATTTTGATGAGGACGCGGCGCGCCTGGAGGAAATGGAGCAGCGCGATTATCGTATTACCCGTGAGCGCTCTGGTTTGACTTTGAATCTGGATTACAAACCTAGCGAAAATACCGATTTGTTTTGGCGTAATTTGTATAGCGAATACACGGATGCGGAAATTCGTTTAGCGAACGTTATTGAATTTGAAGAGGAGGTTGTTGCCGGTCAAACACGCGCTGCAGAAGTCCAACGTGAATTAAAAGATCGCACTGAAACGCAAAAAATTCTTTCTACGTCATTGGGTGGTCAGACCCGTCTGGATAATTGGACGGTGGATTATCGCGTTGCTTACAGCAAATCCAGCGAAGACGAGCCGCAGAATATCGCGGGCGCCGTATTTAAAATTGACGATGACGTGATTGCCGATGAGACATTTGATCTCTCCTTTAACAATAGCAAAAAAATCAGTTTGACCGCGCCCGCCGAATTTTATCAAAGTGCCAGTTATAAATTGGATGAAGTCGAGTTAGGCAGCACTAATACCAACGACGAAAGTACGGCGGTAAATATGGATTTCACCCGCGAATTGGAATTGGGTAGCAATGCTGCGCAACTAAAATTTGGGGCAAAACATCAGGCGCGCAGCAAGGATAACGATTTGGCTGTCTGGACGTCGGAAGATTTTGTGGGTGATACCTCCCTGAGCGCTTTTTCCGGCGAGGCCGTGGATTACAAACTGGGTCAGTTTGGTAATCAAATCAATGCCCGTGCGATAAAGGCAGCTATAGGTGAGCTGGAAGAGGATACCGCTGAATCCAGTATTGGTGATTACGAGATTACCGAAGATACCTCTGCAGCCTATTTAATGGGGCGAATTGATATTGATAACTGGCGCATACTCACCGGTGTGCGTTATGAAAATACAGACTTCACTGCTGAAGGCTTTTCGTATAACAGCGAAGATGAGGCAATAACCACGCAAAACTTTAGTAACTCTGATGATTACTTCTTACCGGCGCTGCATATTCGCTACAGTATCGATGATAAAACCCAAGTGCGTGCGGCCTGGACTAATTCCGTGGTGCGCCCCGGTTTTGCACAGTTATCACCCGGTCAGTTAATCGAAGAGGACGACGGTGATGTTGAGGCAGAATTTGGTAACCCGGCATTAAAATCGCTTGAGTCCAGCAATATTGATTTGGGCATTGAACATTACCCGGGCATGGCGAGCGTGCTCTCTGCATTTGTGTTTTATAAAGATATAGAAAATTTTGCCTATCAAACGGATTTGGGCGGCACCGCCGGTTATGAAGAATTTGATAAGGCTTTTACTTATGTCAATGGTGATTCAGCAGAATTAATGGGCATTGAATTGGCGGCATCCAAACAATTCACGCAATTGCCGGCGCCTTGGGATGGTTTATTGATTGGCGGTAACGCTACCTTTGTGGACTCCACTGCAGAAATTGGTGGTTATGACGACGGTGAATTTATTGCACGCGATATCCCCATGCCCAGTCAGTCGGATACCTCGGCTAACCTGATGGTGGGTTATGAATCTGATTTGATCAGCATGCGTTTATCGGCCAATTACAAATCCAATTATTTGTTGGAAGTGCTTGATCCCATGGAAGCAAATTACGATGCCTATGTGGATGATCAAGTCCAGCTGGATTTCTCCCTGCGTTATTACTTGACTGAAACCATTAAGCTGCATTTTGAAGCGCTGAATTTAACCGATGAGGTCTATTACACCTACGTGAACAAGCATAATTACAATGCCCAGTATGAGCGCTACGGTGCAACTTATAAGTTGGGCATTACCTTTATGCAATTTTAA